A window of the Streptomyces sp. NBC_01351 genome harbors these coding sequences:
- a CDS encoding sigma-70 family RNA polymerase sigma factor: MPKDVPPRWDRRMQQRLARGEAAALGELYDRFASLVHSLAHRVLGDEKAADRITREVFGYIWENPDAYDPKQGSMRSWVARITQGQAVARLRQAELGRGSREELEQKVRSANAAARADYIVTSMPAPLRAALELAYFKRRDYRQAAADLQISEDEARRRLRLGLQLLSTANALPQEDTARPPGYGPSEYGTTR, translated from the coding sequence ATGCCGAAGGACGTACCACCGCGCTGGGACCGCCGCATGCAGCAGCGCCTCGCACGCGGCGAGGCCGCCGCGCTCGGGGAGCTGTACGACCGCTTCGCCTCGCTCGTGCACAGTCTGGCGCACCGGGTCCTGGGCGACGAGAAGGCGGCGGACCGGATCACCCGCGAGGTGTTCGGCTACATCTGGGAGAACCCGGACGCCTACGACCCCAAGCAGGGCTCCATGCGTTCCTGGGTCGCCAGAATCACGCAGGGGCAGGCGGTGGCCAGACTGCGCCAGGCCGAGCTGGGCCGGGGCTCGCGCGAGGAGCTGGAGCAGAAGGTGCGCAGTGCCAACGCCGCCGCCCGCGCGGACTACATCGTGACCTCCATGCCCGCACCGCTGCGCGCCGCGCTCGAACTCGCGTACTTCAAGCGGCGCGACTACCGCCAGGCCGCCGCCGACCTCCAGATCAGCGAGGACGAGGCACGCCGCCGGCTGCGCCTCGGCCTCCAGCTCCTCTCGACCGCCAACGCCCTCCCGCAGGAGGACACGGCCCGCCCGCCCGGATACGGCCCGAGCGAATACGGAACGACCCGATGA
- a CDS encoding maleylpyruvate isomerase N-terminal domain-containing protein, translating into MNGPAESPDDGYDGHERPGGGPRIPGPRGAADDLDPRHAPDPLPQAQERPQTATPPSHAVLKSLLGAWALAACSAEETQAVEDHLTECAPCADEALRLRDAVGLLHPEENLDLTPLLRSRVLEDCLGKRPARIPVPVWASPYDTETARLDALLQDFGDSEWHTPVRLKWFEEERRRTRRTTVAGVIGHLLTDDGLIAGALGLDDPLGPDAPTGDPAARTEHFWTASAYPTTRQVREPWRDQGHTLVRTVSFAGRGVAELSVDYGAFTLPLGDAFLERAFECWVHAWDIAEAVDYPYEPPSGPHLHRMIDLAARLLPGALAHRRRAGLAAPARGLVAAGAPGRTLHLEIEGAGGGGWDIALDSPGAKPSADHTVAEIALDGMEFCQLAAGHISPEEAAVGQHGDREAIRDVLFAAASLSRL; encoded by the coding sequence ATGAACGGCCCCGCCGAATCTCCCGACGACGGATACGACGGACACGAGCGCCCCGGCGGCGGACCGCGGATACCGGGACCCCGCGGCGCCGCCGACGACCTCGACCCACGGCACGCCCCCGACCCCCTGCCGCAGGCACAGGAGCGGCCGCAAACGGCTACGCCGCCCTCGCACGCCGTACTCAAGTCCCTGCTCGGCGCCTGGGCGCTGGCCGCGTGCTCCGCCGAGGAGACGCAGGCCGTCGAGGACCACCTCACCGAGTGCGCGCCCTGCGCGGACGAGGCGCTGCGGCTGCGCGACGCGGTCGGGCTGCTGCACCCGGAGGAGAACCTCGACCTCACGCCGCTGCTGCGCTCGCGGGTGCTGGAGGACTGCCTGGGCAAACGGCCGGCCCGCATCCCGGTGCCGGTGTGGGCGAGCCCGTACGACACGGAGACCGCGCGGCTCGACGCGCTGCTCCAGGACTTCGGGGACTCGGAATGGCACACCCCGGTGCGGCTCAAGTGGTTCGAGGAGGAACGCCGGCGCACGCGGCGGACCACGGTGGCGGGGGTGATCGGACACCTGCTCACGGACGACGGGCTGATCGCCGGAGCCCTCGGCCTGGACGATCCGCTCGGCCCCGACGCACCGACCGGCGACCCGGCCGCCCGCACGGAGCACTTCTGGACCGCGTCGGCGTACCCGACCACGCGGCAGGTCCGCGAACCGTGGCGGGACCAGGGGCACACCCTGGTGCGCACGGTGTCCTTCGCGGGCCGGGGCGTGGCGGAACTGTCGGTCGACTACGGGGCTTTCACCCTCCCCCTCGGGGACGCGTTCCTGGAGCGGGCCTTCGAGTGCTGGGTGCACGCGTGGGACATCGCGGAGGCGGTGGACTACCCGTACGAGCCCCCGTCCGGCCCTCACCTCCACCGCATGATCGACCTGGCGGCACGCCTGCTCCCCGGAGCCCTGGCCCACCGCCGCCGCGCGGGCCTGGCGGCCCCGGCCCGCGGCCTGGTCGCGGCGGGCGCCCCGGGCCGGACCCTGCACCTGGAGATCGAGGGCGCGGGCGGAGGCGGCTGGGACATCGCCCTGGACTCACCGGGCGCGAAGCCGTCGGCGGACCACACGGTGGCGGAGATCGCGCTGGACGGCATGGAGTTCTGCCAGCTGGCCGCCGGCCACATCTCCCCGGAAGAAGCGGCGGTAGGCCAACACGGCGACCGCGAAGCAATCCGCGACGTGCTGTTCGCGGCAGCGTCGCTGAGCCGGCTGTAG
- a CDS encoding AMP-binding protein, with translation MTDAATNTGDTGDNGGAGDNPDALDGTATATELARSTTLWELITRRAALTPDTTVLIEAAEGGEGGEDAGGGEDTATATDHALTRTLTFGELRDRSERVAAGLHDMGVRPGTVVAWQLPTRIETVLLSIALARLGAVQTPVIPFYREREVGFALRESKAEFFAVPGTWRGYDHTAMAARLGARGVFEAYETLPDGDPSVLPPPPASGTDVRWIYWTSGTTSDPKGVLHTDRSLIAGGSCLAHALHLTPSDVGSMAFPFAHIAGPDYTVMLLLYGFPAVLFEKFAMPDALDGYRRHGVTVAGGSTAFYSMFLTEQRKAPTVPLIPTLRLLAGGGAPKPPEIYHAVVRELGCQLTHGYGMTEVPMITMGAPDDTPENLATTEGRPPEGMSIRITSPDGTPLPPNTDGEVRLRGEAVCQGYLNRDQSTEVFDQDGYLITGDLGHLTEAGYLVLTGRSKDVIIRKGENISAKEIEDLLHQLPAVADVAVIGLPDPTRGERVCAVVEQPPGAAPLTLHQLTSYLRAQGLSTHKLPEQLELLDSLPRNEALRKVLKYKLRERYA, from the coding sequence ATGACGGACGCGGCCACCAACACCGGGGACACCGGGGACAACGGGGGCGCCGGAGATAACCCGGACGCACTGGACGGAACGGCCACCGCGACGGAACTGGCCCGCTCCACCACCCTCTGGGAGCTGATCACCCGCCGAGCCGCCCTGACCCCGGACACCACGGTCCTGATCGAGGCCGCCGAGGGGGGCGAGGGGGGTGAGGACGCCGGTGGCGGCGAGGACACCGCCACCGCCACCGACCACGCCCTCACCCGCACCCTCACCTTCGGCGAGCTCCGCGACCGCTCCGAGCGCGTCGCCGCCGGCCTCCACGACATGGGCGTCCGCCCCGGCACCGTCGTCGCCTGGCAGCTCCCCACCCGCATCGAGACGGTGCTCCTGTCCATCGCCCTCGCCCGCCTCGGCGCCGTCCAGACCCCCGTCATCCCCTTCTACCGGGAGCGGGAGGTCGGCTTCGCGCTGCGCGAGTCCAAAGCCGAGTTCTTCGCCGTCCCCGGCACCTGGCGGGGCTACGACCACACCGCCATGGCCGCCCGGCTCGGCGCCCGGGGCGTCTTCGAGGCGTACGAGACCCTCCCCGACGGCGACCCGTCCGTACTCCCCCCGCCACCCGCCTCCGGCACGGACGTCCGCTGGATCTACTGGACCTCCGGCACCACCTCCGACCCCAAGGGCGTCCTGCACACCGACCGCTCCCTGATCGCCGGCGGCTCCTGCCTGGCGCACGCCCTGCACCTGACCCCGTCCGACGTCGGCTCGATGGCCTTCCCCTTCGCGCACATCGCCGGCCCGGACTACACGGTGATGCTCCTGCTGTACGGCTTCCCGGCCGTCCTCTTCGAGAAGTTCGCGATGCCCGACGCCCTGGACGGCTACCGCCGCCACGGGGTCACGGTCGCCGGCGGCTCCACGGCCTTCTACTCCATGTTCCTCACGGAACAACGCAAGGCCCCGACCGTTCCCCTCATCCCCACCCTCCGCCTCCTCGCGGGCGGCGGCGCCCCCAAGCCCCCGGAGATCTACCACGCCGTCGTACGCGAGCTGGGCTGCCAGCTCACCCACGGCTACGGCATGACCGAGGTCCCCATGATCACGATGGGCGCCCCGGACGACACCCCCGAAAACCTCGCCACCACCGAGGGCCGCCCCCCGGAGGGCATGTCCATCCGCATCACCTCCCCGGACGGCACCCCACTCCCCCCGAACACGGACGGGGAGGTGCGCCTGCGCGGCGAAGCGGTCTGCCAGGGCTACCTAAACCGCGACCAGTCCACCGAGGTCTTCGACCAGGACGGTTACCTGATCACGGGCGACCTCGGACACCTCACGGAAGCCGGCTACCTGGTCCTCACGGGCCGCAGCAAGGACGTCATCATCCGCAAGGGCGAGAACATCTCGGCAAAGGAGATCGAAGACCTCCTCCACCAACTCCCGGCCGTCGCCGACGTAGCCGTCATCGGCCTCCCGGACCCCACCCGCGGCGAACGCGTCTGCGCGGTCGTCGAACAACCTCCGGGCGCAGCCCCCCTGACCCTCCACCAGCTCACGTCATACCTCCGCGCCCAGGGCCTGTCGACGCACAAGCTCCCGGAACAACTGGAACTCCTGGACTCCCTGCCCCGCAACGAAGCCCTGCGCAAGGTCCTGAAGTACAAGCTGCGGGAGCGGTACGCGTGA
- a CDS encoding amidohydrolase family protein: MGLELPRIISVDDHVIEPAHLFDVWLPAKYRDRGPKALTAGIGELEYTGGKYVITMDPDGPPTDWWIYEDLKFPYKRNIAAVGFDRDDMTLEGITREEMRRGCWDPKARLADMDLNHVEASLCFPTFPRFCGQTFAEAHDKEVALACVRAYNDWMVEEWCGDSGGRLIPLCIIPLWDIDLAVAEIRRNAARGVRAVTFSEIPTYLGLPSIHSGYWDPFFAVCQETGTVVNMHIGSSSQMPAASPDAPPAVQASLSFNNAMASMMDFLFSGVLVKFPTLKLAYSEGQMGWIPYALERADDVWQEHRAWGGVKDLIPEPPSTYYYRQMFCCFFRDKHGIASLDVVGRDNATFETDYPHVDSTFPHTKEVALDHVKGLDDETIYKLMRGNAIRMLGLDLDKDRDRGRDRGRNR, from the coding sequence ATGGGACTGGAACTGCCGCGGATCATCAGCGTCGACGACCACGTGATCGAGCCCGCCCACCTCTTCGACGTCTGGCTGCCGGCCAAGTACCGCGACCGCGGACCCAAGGCGCTCACCGCCGGGATCGGCGAGCTGGAGTACACCGGCGGCAAGTACGTGATCACCATGGACCCCGACGGCCCGCCGACCGACTGGTGGATCTACGAGGACCTGAAGTTCCCGTACAAGCGCAACATCGCCGCCGTCGGCTTCGACCGCGACGACATGACCCTGGAGGGCATCACCCGGGAGGAGATGCGGCGCGGCTGCTGGGACCCCAAGGCCCGCCTCGCCGACATGGACCTCAACCACGTCGAGGCGTCCCTCTGCTTCCCGACCTTCCCGCGCTTCTGCGGACAGACCTTCGCCGAGGCCCACGACAAGGAGGTCGCGCTCGCCTGCGTGCGCGCCTACAACGACTGGATGGTCGAGGAGTGGTGCGGTGACAGCGGCGGCCGGCTGATCCCGCTGTGCATCATCCCGCTCTGGGACATCGACCTCGCGGTCGCCGAGATCCGGCGCAACGCCGCCCGCGGCGTGCGCGCGGTGACCTTCTCCGAGATCCCGACCTACCTGGGTCTGCCGTCGATCCACTCCGGCTACTGGGACCCCTTCTTCGCCGTCTGCCAGGAGACCGGCACGGTGGTCAACATGCACATCGGGTCCAGCTCCCAGATGCCCGCCGCCTCCCCCGACGCGCCGCCCGCCGTGCAGGCCTCGCTCAGCTTCAACAACGCGATGGCCTCGATGATGGACTTCCTCTTCAGCGGGGTGCTGGTGAAGTTCCCGACGCTGAAGCTGGCCTACAGCGAAGGGCAGATGGGCTGGATCCCGTACGCCCTGGAGCGCGCGGACGACGTCTGGCAGGAGCACCGCGCCTGGGGCGGGGTCAAGGACCTGATCCCCGAGCCGCCGTCCACGTACTACTACCGGCAGATGTTCTGCTGCTTCTTCCGCGACAAGCACGGCATCGCCTCGCTCGACGTCGTCGGGCGCGACAACGCGACCTTCGAGACCGACTACCCGCACGTGGACTCGACCTTCCCGCACACCAAGGAGGTCGCCCTCGACCACGTGAAGGGCCTGGACGACGAGACGATCTACAAGCTGATGCGCGGCAACGCCATCCGCATGCTCGGCCTCGACCTCGACAAGGACCGGGACCGGGGCCGGGACCGGGGCAGGAACCGCTGA
- a CDS encoding acyl-CoA dehydrogenase family protein: MDLTYTEEEQDFRARLREWLGKVLPELPAKPSPDDWPGRRAYDLGWQRRLYEAGYAGLHWPTDAGGRGATPTQHLIFLEETERAGAPYVGANFVGLLHAGPTIAAEGTAEQRACWLPPVLRGDEVWCQGFSEPDAGSDLASLRTRAVRDGDEYVITGSKIWTSHAEVADWCELLVRTDPGAPKHRGISWLAMPMDAPGVTVRPLRTLAGSTEFAEVFLDEVRVPVANRVGAENDGWRVTMVTLSFERGTAFVGEVVACRRTLGELARTAKANGRWDDPVLRRRLGRLYGEFGALWRLTQWNVSEAQRTAGGVPGVGGSVFKLAYSHARQELYEVAAEVLGPLSLSLEEEWTLDRLSSLSYTIAAGTSQIQQNIVAERILGLPKGR; encoded by the coding sequence ATGGACCTGACGTACACGGAGGAGGAGCAGGACTTCCGGGCGCGGCTGCGCGAATGGCTCGGCAAGGTGCTGCCCGAGCTGCCCGCCAAGCCGTCCCCCGACGACTGGCCCGGCCGGCGCGCGTACGACCTCGGCTGGCAGCGCAGGCTGTACGAGGCCGGGTACGCGGGACTGCACTGGCCGACCGACGCCGGCGGGCGCGGGGCCACCCCGACGCAGCACCTGATCTTCCTGGAGGAGACCGAGCGCGCGGGAGCCCCGTACGTCGGCGCGAACTTCGTCGGGCTGCTGCACGCCGGCCCCACCATCGCGGCCGAGGGCACGGCGGAGCAGCGGGCGTGCTGGCTGCCGCCCGTACTGCGCGGCGACGAGGTGTGGTGCCAGGGGTTCAGCGAGCCGGACGCGGGCTCCGACCTCGCCTCGCTGCGCACGCGGGCGGTTCGTGACGGCGACGAGTACGTGATCACGGGGTCGAAGATCTGGACCTCGCACGCGGAGGTCGCCGACTGGTGCGAGCTGCTGGTGCGCACCGATCCGGGGGCGCCGAAGCACCGGGGGATCTCCTGGCTGGCCATGCCGATGGACGCGCCGGGGGTGACGGTGCGGCCGCTGCGCACGCTCGCCGGGTCGACGGAGTTCGCGGAGGTGTTCCTCGACGAGGTACGGGTCCCCGTCGCGAACCGCGTCGGGGCGGAGAACGACGGCTGGCGGGTCACCATGGTGACGCTGTCCTTCGAGCGGGGCACCGCCTTCGTCGGGGAGGTCGTGGCCTGCCGCCGTACGTTGGGCGAGCTGGCCCGCACGGCCAAGGCGAACGGGCGCTGGGACGACCCGGTACTGCGGCGCAGGCTGGGGCGGCTGTACGGGGAGTTCGGCGCGCTGTGGCGGCTCACGCAGTGGAACGTCAGCGAGGCGCAGAGGACGGCCGGCGGGGTCCCCGGCGTCGGCGGCTCGGTCTTCAAGCTGGCGTACTCGCACGCGCGGCAGGAGCTGTACGAGGTGGCGGCGGAGGTGCTGGGCCCCTTGTCGCTCTCCCTGGAGGAGGAGTGGACCCTGGACCGGCTCTCCTCCCTCTCCTACACGATCGCGGCCGGCACCTCGCAGATCCAGCAGAACATCGTTGCCGAGCGGATCCTCGGCCTCCCGAAGGGCCGGTGA
- a CDS encoding acyl-CoA dehydrogenase family protein, translating to MDFQPTEDQRDLRAGVRELLEGRYGREALRASLDTGVCVDRGLWRELGEAGFFALRLPEPAGGVGLGLAEAVLVFEEAGRVLLPGPLVATHLAAGSVPGAAEGEAVVTACDLGSGLVPYLGEADAVLGAAALLSGTPVRSADPLTPLQRVSSYADCSAYRAEGALLTAALQVGSALRTVELAVRYAGEREQFGQPIGAFQAVKHLCAQMLVRAEVARTAVYAAAVTSGDGEIAAAKLLADEAAVRNARDCLQVHGGMGFTWEADVHLHLKRAWVRAEQWRTAADAEELLAEELLASSPS from the coding sequence ATGGACTTCCAGCCGACCGAGGACCAGCGCGACCTGCGGGCGGGCGTACGGGAGCTCCTGGAGGGCCGGTACGGGCGCGAGGCGCTGAGGGCGTCGCTCGACACGGGTGTGTGCGTCGACCGGGGGCTGTGGCGGGAGCTGGGCGAGGCGGGCTTCTTCGCGCTGCGGCTACCGGAACCGGCCGGGGGTGTCGGCCTGGGGCTCGCGGAGGCGGTGCTGGTCTTCGAGGAGGCCGGGCGGGTGCTGCTGCCGGGGCCGCTGGTGGCGACGCACCTGGCGGCCGGGTCGGTTCCGGGGGCGGCGGAGGGGGAGGCGGTGGTCACGGCCTGCGACCTGGGGTCGGGGCTGGTCCCGTACCTGGGGGAGGCGGATGCGGTACTGGGCGCTGCCGCGCTGTTGAGCGGCACCCCTGTCCGCTCGGCGGACCCGCTGACACCGCTGCAGCGCGTGTCGTCGTACGCGGACTGCTCGGCGTATCGCGCGGAGGGGGCGCTCCTCACGGCGGCGCTCCAGGTCGGCAGTGCGCTGCGGACGGTGGAGCTGGCGGTGCGGTACGCGGGGGAGCGCGAACAGTTCGGGCAGCCGATCGGGGCGTTCCAGGCGGTGAAGCACCTGTGCGCGCAGATGCTGGTGCGGGCGGAGGTGGCCCGTACGGCGGTCTATGCGGCGGCGGTGACCTCGGGCGACGGGGAGATCGCGGCCGCGAAACTCCTCGCGGACGAGGCGGCGGTGCGCAACGCGCGGGACTGCCTGCAGGTGCACGGCGGGATGGGCTTCACGTGGGAGGCGGACGTGCACCTGCACCTGAAGCGGGCGTGGGTGCGGGCGGAGCAGTGGCGGACGGCGGCGGATGCGGAGGAGCTGTTGGCGGAGGAGCTGCTGGCCTCCTCGCCGTCGTAG
- a CDS encoding ATP-binding protein yields the protein MQVLQVQLEVGPDPAEVGRARRWARSRLAGSGIGDDEPLAETLILLISELVTNAVVHTGCPAVLRMLFGGPGVRVEVADASDRGPARRQAAGDETNGRGLELVDGLADRWGWQREGAGKRIWCEVDCAEKAPSGGASGGPSKIHPSNREPHVYL from the coding sequence GTGCAGGTGCTTCAGGTTCAGCTGGAGGTAGGACCGGATCCCGCCGAGGTCGGCCGGGCTCGCCGGTGGGCGCGGTCGCGGCTGGCGGGGTCGGGCATAGGGGATGACGAACCGCTCGCCGAGACGCTGATCCTGCTGATCTCCGAGCTGGTCACGAACGCGGTCGTGCACACGGGCTGTCCGGCCGTGCTGCGGATGCTGTTCGGGGGACCGGGAGTACGGGTCGAGGTCGCGGACGCGAGCGATCGCGGCCCGGCCCGGCGGCAGGCGGCCGGCGACGAGACCAACGGCCGCGGCCTGGAACTGGTGGACGGCCTGGCGGACCGGTGGGGCTGGCAGCGTGAGGGTGCGGGCAAGCGGATCTGGTGCGAGGTCGACTGCGCGGAGAAGGCGCCTTCGGGCGGGGCTTCCGGCGGCCCGTCGAAAATTCACCCTTCCAACCGGGAACCACACGTGTACCTCTAA
- a CDS encoding VOC family protein, translating to MLRGLTTVSFWAEDLDAAKRWYAELLGAEPYFERPGYAEFRLGDYQHELGLIDRRYAPGGGKEAGPGGAVVYWHVDDVQAVFEKLLAMGAEEYEGPVERGPGFVTASVVDPFGNVLGVMYNAHYLEILGETGAADA from the coding sequence ATGTTGCGAGGGCTCACCACCGTCAGCTTCTGGGCTGAGGATCTGGACGCGGCCAAGCGCTGGTACGCCGAACTGTTGGGCGCGGAGCCCTACTTCGAGCGGCCCGGGTATGCCGAGTTCCGGCTGGGGGACTACCAGCACGAGCTCGGGCTGATCGACCGTCGGTACGCGCCCGGTGGTGGCAAGGAGGCCGGTCCGGGCGGGGCCGTCGTGTACTGGCACGTGGACGACGTGCAGGCCGTTTTCGAGAAGCTGCTGGCCATGGGGGCTGAGGAGTACGAGGGGCCGGTCGAGCGTGGGCCGGGGTTCGTCACCGCTTCGGTGGTCGATCCCTTCGGCAATGTTCTGGGCGTCATGTACAACGCGCACTACCTGGAGATCCTGGGTGAGACGGGCGCGGCGGACGCGTGA
- a CDS encoding DUF6461 domain-containing protein, translating to MTDGTQWLAERQSITYGGYRVVLARGLAPEELTGRLASAVLDTTCTVVPVGEHTGDSLQELLDDPDGDQYECLGLRLGRAGDWTYAVAYGCWQGEFGELEPVSVGGADVCLLEYEEENGKPVPPYFAYVRDGRLLSGCNLHLDGSWGYDGVDGDPATAGRLQELLTAAGLPGDDLERREVHRIALGVVEGFFGLSLPREPIVNGSLPAVVLEPV from the coding sequence ATGACGGACGGAACGCAGTGGCTCGCTGAGCGCCAATCCATTACCTACGGCGGATATCGCGTGGTGCTGGCCCGCGGGCTCGCTCCGGAGGAGCTCACGGGTCGGCTGGCTTCGGCCGTGCTGGACACGACGTGCACGGTCGTGCCGGTCGGGGAGCACACCGGTGATTCCCTGCAGGAGCTCCTCGACGACCCCGACGGCGATCAGTACGAGTGCCTAGGCCTGCGACTCGGGCGTGCCGGGGACTGGACGTACGCGGTCGCCTACGGCTGCTGGCAGGGCGAGTTCGGGGAGCTGGAACCGGTCTCGGTCGGCGGTGCGGACGTCTGCCTCCTGGAGTACGAGGAGGAGAACGGCAAGCCGGTGCCGCCGTACTTCGCCTATGTGCGCGACGGTCGGCTGCTGAGTGGATGCAATCTGCACCTGGACGGCTCGTGGGGTTACGACGGGGTCGACGGCGATCCCGCGACGGCCGGGCGGTTGCAGGAGCTGCTGACCGCCGCCGGTCTGCCGGGCGATGACCTTGAGCGTCGGGAGGTGCACCGTATCGCGCTGGGAGTCGTCGAGGGGTTCTTCGGGCTCTCGCTGCCGAGGGAGCCGATCGTGAACGGCAGCCTGCCCGCAGTGGTGTTGGAACCGGTGTAG
- a CDS encoding S1 RNA-binding domain-containing protein, whose amino-acid sequence MAPSVYRITPYDPAEPPAAERHGGTAIPYASGERVAAACAEAVTGFAREAGADHLLVGSPMLEGFFSHAESRGWRGRGLTGLFPPDLSGYHDGARVPLATGLGLLRAMVLRAGAWCRLHTKDGFFLHVGQRDDIYVGGARPYPEAAARARALGLTVVPVERSPYDPALDEPDELPAADDAFWSRLHSLVAERGGVLLEERYVANAHRWHRLTDSAGIAAVRTGLAPRAVLAVWPDLTEDIDSVRATLRSAEHLVLLVQQEADGTIRPGRVAEPWMGRTDTAFPAITHGPGWRAALVPLRSAEHPPLLAGVLPDADGVVRARRRTNRTPADERQALLRSLRVGDVVTGVVASGLDDVGVHVHLDHPQGWGLGFLRVPEMSWERFDSVDAVAPIGREIRARVLHVDFGWERVSLSLKAMSPDPWRAFMEAHGVGDTLRGTVTHSVPFGLFVRLAPGVEGLIHLPAPADAGEAGPVARVGDDIPVTLLAVDMERRRISLSPGRLSAGLRSPGPRSPVPGPADDA is encoded by the coding sequence GTGGCACCCTCCGTATACCGGATCACCCCGTACGACCCCGCCGAACCACCGGCGGCGGAGCGGCACGGCGGCACGGCCATCCCGTACGCCTCCGGGGAACGGGTGGCAGCCGCCTGCGCCGAGGCGGTGACCGGCTTCGCCCGGGAGGCCGGAGCCGACCACCTGCTGGTCGGCAGTCCGATGCTGGAGGGCTTCTTCTCCCATGCCGAGAGCAGGGGGTGGAGAGGGCGCGGCTTGACCGGGCTCTTTCCACCCGACCTGTCCGGCTACCACGACGGGGCGCGCGTTCCGCTCGCCACCGGACTGGGACTGCTGCGGGCCATGGTGCTGCGCGCGGGCGCCTGGTGCCGACTGCACACCAAGGACGGCTTCTTCCTCCACGTCGGACAGCGCGACGACATCTACGTCGGCGGCGCCCGCCCCTACCCGGAGGCCGCCGCACGGGCCCGCGCGCTCGGGCTGACCGTCGTACCGGTCGAGCGGTCCCCCTACGACCCGGCCCTCGACGAGCCCGACGAACTCCCCGCCGCCGACGACGCCTTCTGGAGCCGGCTCCACTCACTCGTCGCCGAGCGGGGCGGGGTCCTGCTGGAGGAGCGGTACGTGGCCAACGCCCACCGCTGGCACCGCCTCACGGACTCCGCCGGGATCGCCGCGGTACGCACGGGTCTGGCCCCGCGGGCCGTACTCGCCGTCTGGCCGGACCTCACCGAGGACATCGACTCCGTCCGCGCCACCCTGCGGTCGGCCGAGCACCTCGTCCTGCTCGTCCAGCAGGAGGCCGACGGGACCATCCGCCCGGGGCGCGTCGCCGAGCCCTGGATGGGCCGCACCGACACCGCCTTCCCGGCCATCACCCACGGCCCGGGGTGGCGTGCCGCACTGGTCCCGCTGCGCTCGGCCGAGCACCCCCCGCTGCTCGCCGGCGTACTGCCGGACGCCGACGGCGTCGTACGGGCCCGCCGGCGCACGAACCGCACCCCGGCGGACGAACGCCAGGCCCTGCTGCGGTCGCTGCGGGTCGGGGACGTGGTCACGGGCGTGGTGGCGAGCGGCTTGGACGACGTCGGGGTGCACGTGCACCTCGACCACCCGCAGGGCTGGGGGCTCGGCTTCCTAAGGGTCCCCGAGATGTCCTGGGAGCGTTTCGATTCGGTGGACGCGGTCGCCCCGATCGGCCGGGAGATCCGCGCTCGGGTCCTCCACGTCGACTTCGGCTGGGAGCGCGTGAGCCTGTCCCTCAAGGCGATGAGCCCGGACCCCTGGCGTGCGTTCATGGAAGCCCACGGGGTGGGCGACACCTTGCGGGGCACCGTCACCCACTCGGTCCCCTTCGGGCTGTTCGTCCGACTGGCACCGGGCGTCGAGGGCCTGATCCACCTCCCCGCCCCGGCGGACGCCGGCGAGGCCGGTCCCGTGGCCCGGGTCGGGGACGACATCCCCGTCACCCTGCTCGCGGTGGACATGGAACGCCGACGCATCAGCCTCTCGCCCGGCCGCCTCTCGGCCGGCCTCCGCTCACCCGGCCCCCGCTCGCCCGTCCCCGGACCGGCTGACGACGCGTAA